TGCGGATGGTGAACGTACGCAAGCTTATAACGTCTTTGCAGATGGTGACCAGGTTGTGCAGACGCGTGCCAGTGATCGCGGGCAGATAGATTTTGTACTGACGGCCAATGATGGCGAAGTCGAAGCGTCTCATACCGTGATGCTGCGCTGCCCTGTGGATTGGTTCTTCGTCCCGCCTCCTGATGATTGTGCCTCTGGCGAACCAGAAGAGACGACTATCCTTGATCAGCAGATGGAACGCGGGCGTATGCTCTACGTTGAGAATCGCAATGTCGTTTATGTGCTTTTCAACGATGGACAGGAACCGGGCTGGCTCTCCTTTGAAAATCGCTACGACCCGGAAGTGCATCCTGAGCGCGATGAAAACGCCCCGCCGGAGTTTATTCAGCCATTGCGTGAACTGGGTCTCATCTGGCGCACCAACGATGCTGTGCGTACGCGCCTCGGCCTTGGGATTGCGGAAGGCGTGACTTTCCAGGGATTTGTACAATCTGCGCCTGTGGGCACCAGCCGGGAAATTCTATATATCAGTGGGTCCGATGGCACGGTATTACAATTGCTGCCCGGCAACGAACAATGGCAGATCATCGCCCAGCAGTAAACCACGCCGACAAGCGCCACTCGCTTTTGGCGTCTTCTTGAGAAAAACAGCAGGGGCACCTTACGATGAGGTGCCCCTGTTCGTTTAATGCGTCGTTTGGCTTAAAACAGGTTTTAAACAGCGGGCTTATAGAGCGCGCGCACGTCTGCGGGTAGGCCCTGATACCATGTAATCATATGCTGGATGCCTTCTACAAAGGGCGTATCTGGATGATAACCCAGGATCCGTTGGGCTTTGTCGATGACGGCGGCGGTTTGCTTTTGATCGCCAATGCGGCGCGGTTTGAGGACCGTATTCGCCTTTTTGCCAAGCAGGTCTTCTACGATGCTGATCGCTTCGCCCGTTGTAATGGACGCGGTTGTGCCGATATTAAAAATTTCGCCAACACAGGCATCATGATCTAGCGCTTTGATGAAGGCTTTGACAACATCGCCCACATAGGTAAAGGAGCGGCTGTGACCAAGGCTGTCTTCATACAATGGGAAGGGGTTGCCATCCACAATGCTATGGATCAGGCGCGGGTACAGCTTATCAGGGCGCTCTCGCGGGCCATAAACGGAGAAGAGGCGGAACGATAACGCCGGAAAGCCAGATTCTCGCTGCTGGGCCAGTACGAGCTGCTCTGCTGCCAGCTTGGTCACACCATAGTAAGAAATGGGCTCTGCTGCGATATCTTCCGGGCTGGTGGCTTTGGAGCCATAAATAGATGATGTCGCCACATTGACGAAGCGCTTAATCGTTGGCAGCGATTTTGTCGCCTGTAACAGGTTTTGGGTAGCTCCCAGGTTGTTACGGACGTAGGTATCATAAGTCACTTTGCTGGAAATACCGGGTTGTGCGGCACAATGGAAAATGGCTTCGACACCGTCAACCGCTGCGGAGAGGTCGTCTTCCGCTAGATCAAGCTGGAATAATTGGACACCCTGTCTGGTCAGTTCATTCGCGTTGTGGTGTTTGATGGCTGTCGGGTAATAATCATTGAGGTTATCGATGGCGACAACGGTATGCCCGTCCCGAACGAGCGTTTCTGCCAGGTGCGACCCAATGAAACCTGCAGCGCCTGTTACCAGTATTTTCATTGTATTCCTTGCACTCTCTACAGACTTGGACAAGCGAATATCACTCTATTATGAAGCAATAGAGCTAAAAGCAACCCTGAACTTATATCCAGACAGCTCCTTGGAGTAACAAATAACCGTAAAAGAGGATTGTCACCAGCAGCATGGCGTCGATACGGTCGAGCACGCCCCCATGCCCTGGGAAAGGATTTAACCCCGGTACGCCGGAGTCTTTGACGCCAAAGAAGCGCTTAATTGCGGATTCGAATAGATCACCAGCAATAGCGACGAATGGCGCGATCAACAGCAAGATAAACGAAGCTGGCGTCAGCAGCATGGCCTGGATCAGCACCAATGAGGCGAAGAAAATACCAGCAATCACACCGCTAAGCGCACCTTCGACTGTTTTATTGGGCGATAGATGCGGCGCTAGGGGCGTCTTGCCGAACGCCCGCCCGCCCACATAGGCAAAGACATCCGTCCCCCAGGTGGCGAACAAAAGCGCATACAGCCATTGCAGCCCATCGGGCTGGCTGTTGCGTATCGCCAGGAAGAAGCCCCCCGGGAAGGCGATATATAAAATGCCAAATAATGTGGTTGCTGTCCGCAGCACGCTGCGCTGTAAATTGTGGCTTCGGTTCATCTCCAGCAAGAAGCTGATAATGGTGATGAGGACTACCGCGCTGATCCAGATAGTGCGTTCCTGGAAGTGAAAAGCCAGCATCACCGCGATACTCGTTGCCAGCCCTAGCAGCGTATTACCAGGCAGCCCGCGCTGCTGCTCCATGTGATAAAACTCAATGGTCCCAATGCCCATCAGGAACAGGGCCGCAATTGTGAGCCACCAACCACCAGCAAATGTGACGAATAAAATACCCGGTAGCACCGCAAAGATCGTCACCGTGCGCAGCGTGAGATTGGATAGGCTGCGGTGGGGTCGGTTTTTGGCGAGGTGCTGAGCAGGCGGTTGTTCGTCTGTATGGGCGGCTGTATCGGTAGAGCGCTTGCTATCGGTGGCGGTCGTCATGTTTTCTATCACTCAGGATAAATTCCAACAACTCTATCGTAACATGAAACGTCCACTACCGTCACGAGGTGAATGGTCTTCTATGAAAGAGTTGTCTATAAAAACTGCAATTGCGATTCGGGCTGCGTTTCTATCTTGCCATTAATAGGCTGCCTTTAATAGGCCCCACTGCGCAGCAGCAC
The Phototrophicus methaneseepsis DNA segment above includes these coding regions:
- a CDS encoding NAD-dependent epimerase/dehydratase family protein, translated to MKILVTGAAGFIGSHLAETLVRDGHTVVAIDNLNDYYPTAIKHHNANELTRQGVQLFQLDLAEDDLSAAVDGVEAIFHCAAQPGISSKVTYDTYVRNNLGATQNLLQATKSLPTIKRFVNVATSSIYGSKATSPEDIAAEPISYYGVTKLAAEQLVLAQQRESGFPALSFRLFSVYGPRERPDKLYPRLIHSIVDGNPFPLYEDSLGHSRSFTYVGDVVKAFIKALDHDACVGEIFNIGTTASITTGEAISIVEDLLGKKANTVLKPRRIGDQKQTAAVIDKAQRILGYHPDTPFVEGIQHMITWYQGLPADVRALYKPAV
- a CDS encoding phosphatidate cytidylyltransferase, giving the protein MTTATDSKRSTDTAAHTDEQPPAQHLAKNRPHRSLSNLTLRTVTIFAVLPGILFVTFAGGWWLTIAALFLMGIGTIEFYHMEQQRGLPGNTLLGLATSIAVMLAFHFQERTIWISAVVLITIISFLLEMNRSHNLQRSVLRTATTLFGILYIAFPGGFFLAIRNSQPDGLQWLYALLFATWGTDVFAYVGGRAFGKTPLAPHLSPNKTVEGALSGVIAGIFFASLVLIQAMLLTPASFILLLIAPFVAIAGDLFESAIKRFFGVKDSGVPGLNPFPGHGGVLDRIDAMLLVTILFYGYLLLQGAVWI